A region of Mycosarcoma maydis chromosome 15, whole genome shotgun sequence DNA encodes the following proteins:
- a CDS encoding uncharacterized protein (related to 60S ribosomal protein L28) encodes MASQDLQWLLVRNNSSFIVKQKGIGRIFSREPRNLVQLHSYKYSGLVNAKAVGIEAAKSGKGVVITTKNAKQSSSAIKKTVNVATLKKGGGRRTAGAVSNVVAKKGYRADLTRAAVIRASALLRSQRGRKQPPARRVRGTGARKVVKVEEPVA; translated from the exons ATGGCTTCCCAGGACCTCCAGTGGCTTCTTGTCCGCAACAACTCCAGCTTCATCGTCAAGCAGAAGGGTATCGGCCGCATCTTCTCCCGCGAGCCCCGTaacctcgtccagctccACAGCTACAAG TACTCTGGTCTTGTTAATGCCAAGGCTGTCGGCATTGAGGCCGCCAAGTCTGGAAAGGGTGTCGTTATTACCACCAAGAATGCCAAGCAGTCCTCTTCCGCCATCAAGAAGACCGTCAACGTCGCCACCCTCAAGAAGGGCGGCGGACGTCGTACTGCCGGTGCCGTCTCCAACGTTGTTGCCAAGAAGGGCTACCGTGCTGACCTGACCCGAG CTGCTGTCATCCGTGCCTCCGCTCTCCTCCGCTCGCAGCGCGGCCGCAAGCAGCCCCCTGCCCGTAGGGTCCGTGGCACTGGCGCTCGCAAGGTCGTCAAGGTCGAGGAGCCCGTCGCCTAA